From the genome of Cololabis saira isolate AMF1-May2022 chromosome 1, fColSai1.1, whole genome shotgun sequence:
ttaatttcagctgtagcgctgttaatatgccactttattaagttttaatattttttcaggcgtaaaagtaaccgttaagatccccaacatgggctcagtttatccaaataacgcctgttaagaaatttgacccgatgttttcggagatgataagagccgccggtccggagcagcagcagttcacggccggagtacagacgtgatcgccgggtcaacctgcgccgtcgtcccgggggagaaacctgcagctctgtggagaattaccgctggctgaaataaatcatttaggaagataaatgttggtttaatagatgaaatctaacagttgtagctacgcctgttaagaaatttgctccgaaaatttcggggtgagaactgcctgccggctcgggagctgattaatggttccgcgttaaatcaacgcagagcctacggcatagggtacggcgtacgtcgacgcgtaacctacgccggaGGCTcttcgttggtgtaacgcggaaccataaatcagcctttattctggcgaggtttgaaaagacttcgcaacaacgggcaaacgagtgattatatacattcactgagtgaatattatgaaagcaaaacatatatttctcgctaaaaatgtaatcaaaacgcatttttatgcagaaattatctcaaaatattgattttattcactaaaaaataagaaatgtccgtcatgttttttttttaattcagtccgcaaatgacgacgaaaagcattctgggaaatttttctgtccctagatcaaaCTAGTGAGCATCCGAAAACACTCGacccgtagggacagattcatagccactacactagttttcttcactacccctaggtgaaaagaggaattgggacaccactaccctcacgggaacgcgcaaaatttaggggtagtgaagaaaagtaggggtagtgggagtattgggacagggccttgtTGTAACTGtaaagcagtgtttcccaaccctggtcctcgggcaACACCATCCTGCGTGTTTTAGaggctaccctgcttcagcacacctaaTTCAAATAACAGtagtcaccagcttgtcatcaaggtctgtaaAACTCTGTTGATGCAGAGCtgcttgtatcacggtgtgctggaGCAGGGTAGGATCTAAAGCacaggtgggtagagtagccaaaaattgtactcaagtaaaagtactgttacttcagaataatatgactcaagtagaagtaaaaagtagtcatccaaataatgacttgagtaaaagtaaaaaactactcaagtactgagtaactgttgagtaacgtctgatttatttacacaaccattcaaacagacaaaagtacaaaataatcatcttcgggcaaattaaatcaataaaataatataataaattaaaattaatacaaaataaaaaatagcttaaattaaaataatcttaaagtaaattcaagtactttaataaataataaaataaataaaacagaataaaaaaataaattaagcacaagtagcacaacatttcaagcctttgtacttttcttttttaaccaggcagaactagaacaagcccatgaactcgtagaaactctgtgtgtgtttgagtctgtgtatatgtgacaaaacgtgcaaaaactaacatttttcccaaagaatcacttacttacttattagtgatgtcatgagattgacgcgtacgcggataaaagggataaaagaaaagtaacgatgtagcctaatgtagcggagtaagagtaacagtttcttcttcacaaaactactcaagtaaaagtaaaaagtatagtgattcaaaactactcctaaaagtacaagatttcccaaaacttactcaagtaaatgtaacggagtaaatgtaactcgttactacgcACCTCAAAGCATGCAGGACGGTGTAccccgaggaccagggctgGGAAACGCTGCTCTAAAGAGCACGGAGATGCACATCCTGCAGGAGAGGAGGTTGTGACTGGTCCCTACTGGGGTTTGGTGCTCTGAACTATCTCCCTGTACTGTTGGGAAGGTTTGCAGGATCCAAAAGCACGAGGTCCGGGAAGCAGGATTTGAAATAAACTAgtctattttatttaaaaaaataaaactatatgtacagtacatatatatacaggactgtctcagaaaattagaatattgtgataaagtcctttattttctgtaatgcaaaaatgtcatacattctggattcattacaaatcaactgaaatattgcaaactttttatcattttaatattgctgattatgggttacagtttaaaattaaggttcccagaatattcaaattttttgagataggatatttgagttttcttaagctgtaaaccatgatcagaaatattaaaataataaaaggcttgcaatatttcagttgatttgtaatgaatccagaatgtatgacatttttgcattacagaaaataaaggactttatcacaatattctaattgacatctgagacagtcctgtgtgtatatatacatatatatatatatatatatatatatatatatatatatatatatatatatatatatatatatatatatatatatatatacatatatatatatatatatacatatatatacatactgcaGTATGTACTTGGACAGACAACGCTGTTTGTGGTATAAAAAAGGCCCGGTGCAGCGGTTGATAGATGGTTtacttttgttttaatatttttattagggggtaaagCACAGTAgaacatgaataaaaaacagatatacagtctacctcctaggatgtttttttgtttgttttttttttaattcaagaacagaacaaaaatccacacaaaataatgacaaataatgacaaataaattaaaattattttaagtaatattattattattataatattataataatatagattaataaaaagggggagaaaaaaaagaaaaaaaaacccaaagcaaaaaaaaacaaaaacccaaaaaacaaaggaaaagtaaataattagataaaaaggaggaagaaagagaggaatgagagaagagagggaggggggatccgtcaatcaggaggcagggactggagagagtggaagaatgtaagaaagggaagccacttattataaaatttgttacaactacccttcagtgaatatctaatcttttccagctttaGAAAAAACATGGTATTATTGAGCCACTGAGTACTAGAAGGAGAGTCgtcttccagtggagaagaaggtggcgtcttgccagtaaggaagtaaaagcaaAAGATGTTTTACTTTTATAAAAACGATGGTGCTGTGGTCCAGCAGGCAGCTGGATATGTGGCCGCTGTAATCGGCCTCGGCGGCATTACGGGATACAGTATACGAGAAAGACTGGTCAGTGGTACATTGGATATTTTCACACCATcagagtatttttttttccataccgCAGATTTTACATCCATGATACTGTGTACTACATTTTGGACAAATCAATACGTACTAGTAGTGTAATATGTGGTTTCAAAAATGATCAAACACTGAGGGCTTAACAAGGTACATGTGGTGACAATCAAGATACAGCAGCAAATAAAACTAAAGGAAACCACAACAGAAACCCCAAGAACCAAACGTGGTTTTCTTCTCACGTGCTTCTTTCTTCCATACATCAAGACTGACGGACGTCCTCCATGAATCTGGTCCGGGTTaagttgttttttgggttttttttttcttttcaaaataaatcggttgtgattgtttttatgtaacgCCCCGTGAGGTGTCCTGAAGTTTTAATTGGagctaagaaaataaaaattggGGGGAAAGTGTGAGCGGTGGGCATCTGGAGACGACGCTGGGAAGCTGGTGTTCATGAAATGATGCAGATACATGTTcaaatccttttcttttttgtctcagtttgtttttttgtttgagaatTTAAAGGAGATAGGTGTCAGATCATTATTCCATAATGTTACTTATAACCTTTTAACTTTCCCTGTAAGTGTTGCCCTCCAACCACCTTTATGAGATGCATTGTTTGCATTTAAGTGTCTTGTACACTTttaaaagtgctctataaataaaatgtattattattattataaattcttcttcttaatattattattattattattattaatccaAAACAGCATTTTCTTTGCAGCATCCCAGCATCTTTAAagctaatttagtttttttcatttcatcttgTCCTTCTAGAAATATTATCACCCATTCCCGCTCCCAGATACATTCTTGAAACTCCTTATGTATCAACATTTTGGCATAAACAGCTGTTTTTAATTGATTAAATCTATTATTTCCCCTTGAAGACTCCATCAGTTCACCTCTGCTCCACCTACGTTGGATTCCAGCTCACACTGATGTTGCTTGACGCGTGTTTTCCAGATGAAGGCTACAGGAAGATGGTGAAGTTGGACACCGAGTTGATCCCGGTGAGCGTGCTCATCGGCGTGCTGCTGCTCTTCAGCGTGCTCGGCTCGGCGTATGTCTTCAGAGGACATTGGGTAAGACGTGCAGCCGTTAAGAAAGCTGATGTTGCAAGGTAAACGTGTCTCACTGTCACTGAAGCTGCAGGATTTAAAGGATGTGACAAAAACAGGTAGTGATGAGTTTGTAAAGTTCCAGAGGAAGTTCTGTCTTTCCATATTCAAGCTCTGGTTTGTTGTAAGAGATTGAATATTGAATTAGCAACTGATTAAGAATGGCgcgattgtcttatttcttgtgATGATGaccagatatatatatatatatatatatatatatatatatatatatatatatatatatatatatatatatctccccTGAAaaatcaaaatcatcccccctttccatcccttatgttatttgatcaatgaatgtggttttactgctatttcaacattaacattaacttatttgacaattttcacctgtttcaagtaaattttcacttgaaataagtagaaaaatctgccagtgggacaagatttatcttctcattacaagcaaagcaatcttgttccactggcagatttttctacttatttcaagtgaaaatctacttgaaacaggtgaaaattgttgttttttccagtgatgagtcttgttttaagtgtaatgagatttattttactaaaatgagacattttaactagaaataagacaaatattcttgttaagattttgagtttttgcagtgatccattttacttatcctgtgaaggacagagtcatattgataagttcagaaaactgttttttatttttgtgttttgatgtatttgatgtaagtccagtggatatttaaagcttacagaaggctgcatttaactgctgctatgtcattcctgcagtatttctgcaggtgttttggtcactgctattatttgtaatatattatattatttgtaatcagcacaaattatctgtccccatatgataaaatccaccatcccccctgatttatttttacaacttgagtatatatatatggggtattttttttaaatttcagttaACATTCAGCTATCACTCCCTCTAAAAAAACCTAAAGCCTTTTAACTCTTgtaattaaaatgttattttagaaAGAGAAGATTACACAGAGTGGCAGAAaacagcataacagagaagaagagaaagacaaggccaaagaggtggaggaggacaagATGGACATGAGGGCAGCTCAGTCTACTTCTTTCTATGCGGTGAGCACCGTTTTAATCGTCAGCATGCAACTGGATTGTGTGTTTCTGTGCTCGGTCTTCCCTGAATTCCTGAGTTCATCTTGAGCATTTCTTGGACACTGACATAAGAAATTCTCTCAGAGTCTAGAACCTCGGCCCAGGTCCATTTATGACGTGCTGGACCCCTCTGCTGCCAAAGCAGAACCGGATCGAGAAAAAAACGGTTGCAAGACAAAGAAGCCCCTCAAACCGGTCGGTACCCATGTGGATGTCACGTTCCAGCTGATGTTTATGGTGAAAATTATCTAATGTAAGGATGAAATGTTCAGATTCTGACCCGTCTTCCTCTCTGCCTCCACAGGCGCCGCCCACTGCAGAACACCCGGATGACGGCACGTTGGAGTGTGTTTACGAGAACTTTTGAGTTTGGATGAAACTTGTTTTCACCTTCCAATCTTCTCCAAAGCTGGGAGAAAcacctattattattattattattattattattattattattattattattattattattattattattattattattattattattattattaatattattattattttaacatacaAAAGTATTCATAGTGAAATGTTCTTCAAGAGCACCACCCCATTACTGaataattttaatatttatatcgCTTAGTCATTCTGTCTAATTAACTAGTTTTCTGCAGTAGAACCATTTAGCCCTGAACAGATCTAAAAGCTAAATAAAACTTCAGATGATCAATAATGTGTTATATTACATTGTGTCACTGTACATTTGATAAAAACTAAGCCAAAATGCAGAAAACTGTAGATGAAAGACTTTTATGTGGATTTATGTCTTGtttattgtttctttttgtttcaaagttcagtgtttaaattatttaaatctTTCCTTAATGGTTTTCTCTTCAGTCGTGTTTTCTTTGATTGTTCTTGTTATATTCATACGTCTCCTTCTCCCCTTGTTGGTCCGTTTGGTCCAtttcctggggcctgtactacgaagcgggatttggggttagcgaggtaacttcaggtttaaccctgggttttcaggactacgacggtggttcacttcttagcggggcacatcgccatggtaacttatgctgaaccgctaacctgctccggagcaggttatgttcgagatacagatcgccgggtgtaaaagcaccgcccactgaccaatcagctctcttggaaaatgacatgccctttcgaagagaatccagtggagcttggtgcgcggatcgtgagaggatccctccgaagagaacgcgtattcagggaccaccaaaacccctttgctttccctgatgagtacctgtatgaacgatccaaaaaaaaaagcaaaaaaagaggtggaggagaaaataaaaaataaatcaatcaatgaataaataaaacaaatcatcacccaaaatccgatgtacagtcaatccaaaactaataccaattaaataaataaatcaagaagaaatgaaaaagaagatgcatttgtaaggggatagcaaaaaagggattttcaatttcgtccctcgaacattctgagaagtcactttaaaataatacccccctcctgaaaaaataaaaaatgaaataaaataaataaaaaaacccaattctttggtacagcatcagcacaagttatcggtcaacaacaatagttatagaaccaatatatacagactgtctcagaaaattagaatattgtgattttctgtaatgcaaacacaaaaacaaaaaaaatgtcatacattctggattcattacaaatcaactgaaatattgcaagccttttattattttaatattgctgatcatggtttacagtttaagattaagattcccagaatattcaaatatatgtttatatccctatgaatttacgcatttatacagtcagcgatcttttgccagctgtctttcctgcattttgcagctgcaactgtgttgctttttgcctgtattatatgcctatactcatcatatttccgtaaaattattgtttgctcttcgctactgaaataagcggctctgacagcggacttctccatgcttgcgattggtcatgcgctgaaaacactgccccttttatgtgcacgcgctcatatccagattggagaaacctgggttgatataccgagttgataaccgccgtcgtgtgaccgcttagcgtgattgcaattgtcccgcttagtgaatctggataaggaaaagatatcctggatatgttgaacttgcttcgtagtacaggcccctggtctgtTTCCTAGACTTCAACCCCCCATTCTGGTTTTGTGGTCTGTCTGCTTGGATGTTTGTTATTATGtttattatacagcactttttttttccgttCTCTTTTAATCAATGTTGTGTCACTGTAAAGGTGgctttgagtgccctgaaaggtgccttaaataaatcaaatgtattattattattattattattattattattattattattattattattattattttattttatttttttattgttgttttcagattcagattcagaaaaactttatttattcccgaggggcaattgcaaaaACAACTAAGCAGCATGACGTTGAAAGTaccgaataaaataataaaataaaataaatgcagataAATAAGGCATGTATCGTATGTACaaagaatatataaaatatcaaaatatcaaaaaatgtaaaaaatgttgttgttgttgtt
Proteins encoded in this window:
- the LOC133418298 gene encoding uncharacterized protein LOC133418298, which translates into the protein MGALRSCRLSFILTWISVVFLPAMCLRHAMIPTLRLESQVFVAFSGKDLTIGSELITPVNQTKDHLRCFCPSGRKIYFTVIDSITGTHVPYKLQLKLKNLNISGEYHCTYKTARASWFLRVRDEGYRKMVKLDTELIPVSVLIGVLLLFSVLGSAYVFRGHWKEKITQSGRKQHNREEEKDKAKEVEEDKMDMRAAQSTSFYASLEPRPRSIYDVLDPSAAKAEPDREKNGCKTKKPLKPAPPTAEHPDDGTLECVYENF